From Tachypleus tridentatus isolate NWPU-2018 chromosome 8, ASM421037v1, whole genome shotgun sequence, a single genomic window includes:
- the LOC143258694 gene encoding putative nuclear hormone receptor HR38 isoform X4 has translation MLLLQQSQGVSFTLPGSLLGPEYSLSFSEEGFERESFKLPTLEFSEPMRSFEVPPESSAVAGSLEEIFQPEFTPITTCTVPTTSLSDLPSSSTVMVTAAGTLPSFQETYSPRYRRDVTQPEVFSFKYEDLSSQQLEPSSVTESFPASLVGLQPSTSSFHFQSSQSMELYRTEEPELSSFITPVIPLSQSVSATYVAHSYASPPATVHEPSFPQATYQSSPHSTYQEVSSFPAALQILPLPESSTFGLQSSQSSAEIPFLTEGTSPSTSAAPKVLRRASVPITSSMAVQTSQSPCLRAHSSPPTPTTRDPTPSTSQLCAVCGDNAACQHYGVRTCEGCKGFFKRTVQKGAKYVCLGNKDCPVDKRRRNRCQFCRFQKCLAVGMVKEVVRSDSLKGRRGRLPSKHKTYQESPPSPPVSLITSLVRAHVDTSPDITSMDYSQFREPSSGENPLSESEQVHQTFSLMTSSLEIIRIFAEKIPGFTELNKEDQELLFQSACLELFVLRLTYCMKPDDDKLTFCNGLVLHKEQCRRGFGDWIDAIVDFAVCLHSLEIDISAFACLCALVLVTERHGLKEPEKVDQLQMKIVGALRDHVTHNSEAQKKANYFSHILTKIPDLRSLSVQGLHRLFYLKLEDIVPVPPLIDGLFLSGIPF, from the exons ATGCTTTTGCTTCAACAGTCTCag GGCGTTTCTTTTACTTTACCCGGCAGTCTCCTGGGTCCGGAGTACAGTTTGTCATTCTCCGAAGAAGGTTTTGAGAGAGAATCATTCAAACTTCCAACTTTGGAATTCAGCGAACCTATGAGAAGCTTCGAAGTTCCACCAGAGAGTTCTGCAGTAGCTGGCAGCTTGGAAGAGATATTTCAACCAGAATTCACTCCTATAACTACTTGCACAGTTCCGACCACCTCTTTGTCCGATCTCCCCAGCAGTTCTACTGTTATGGTTACAGCTGCTGGTACTCTCCCCAGCTTTCAAGAAACGTATTCTCCAAGGTATCGCCGTGATGTGACGCAACCGGAAGTTTTTTCCTTCAAGTATGAAGACCTATCATCACAACAGCTAGAACCTTCTAGTGTGACTGAGAGCTTTCCAGCCTCGCTGGTTGGTTTGCAACCTTCAACCTCATCCTTTCATTTTCAGTCTTCTCAGTCAATGGAACTCTATAGGACAGAGGAGCCGGAGCTGTCCTCCTTTATTACTCCAGTTATTCCACTTTCGCAGTCTGTTTCAGCTACTTATGTAGCTCATAGTTACGCAAGCCCACCGGCAACAGTGCACGAGCCATCTTTTCCACAAGCTACGTACCAAAGTTCACCTCACTCCACTTACCAAGAAGTTTCCTCCTTCCCTGCAGCCTTACAAATCCTGCCACTACCCGAGAGTTCGACATTTGGCTTACAGTCCAGTCAGTCATCTGCAGAAATTCCTTTTCTAACGGAAGGAACGTCGCCATCAACTAGTGCAGCCCCCAAGGTTCTAAGGCGAGCTTCTGTTCCAATTACAAGTTCCATGGCTGTTCAAACAAG CCAATCGCCATGTCTCCGTGCCCACTCTTCTCCACCCACACCTACAACAAGAGACCCCACACCCTCTACCTCCCAACTTTGTGCAGTATGTGGGGACAATGCAGCCTGTCAACATTATGGGGTTCGTACATGTGAAGGGTGTAAAGGGTTCTTCAAG CGCACAGTCCAGAAGGGGGCGAAGTACGTTTGTCTAGGAAACAAAGATTGTCCAGTGGACAAACGTCGCCGCAATCGTTGTCAGTTTTGCCGATTTCAGAAATGTCTTGCTGTTGGTATGGTCAAAGAGG TGGTCAGATCAGACAGCTTGAAAGGTCGTCGTGGTCGGCTACCCTCGAAACATAAGACCTACCAGGAGTCGCCACCATCACCTCCTGTCAGTCTTATTACGTCGTTGGTACGTGCTCATGTAGATACGTCTCCAGATATTACCAGCATGGACTATTCTCAG TTTAGAGAGCCATCATCAGGTGAAAATCCCCTCTCAGAATCTGAACAAGTCCATCAGACTTTCAGTTTAATGACATCATCCTTGGAAATTATTCGAATATTTGCTGAGAAGATCCCTGGCTTCACAGAACTCAATAAAGAGGATCAAGAACTTTTGTTTCAGTCAGCTTGTCTTGAACTGTTTGTTCTCCGACTGACATACTG tatgaaGCCAGATGATGACAAATTAACATTCTGTAATGGATTGGTTCTTCATAAAGAACAATGCCGTCGTGGTTTTGGTGACTGGATAGATGCTATCGTGGATTTTGCCGTGTGTCTGCACTCTCTGGAAATTGACATCTCAGCATTTGCATGTCTTTGTGCCTTGGTCTTAGTAACAG aacgaCATGGTCTAAAAGAGCCCGAGAAAGTGGACCAACTACAAATGAAGATTGTTGGAGCTTTGCGTGATCATGTGACACACAACAGTGAAGCCCAGAAAA
- the LOC143258694 gene encoding uncharacterized protein LOC143258694 isoform X2, translating to MSWPSSWQVPAVTTTKADRTVSTATTTSQSETAVVTAQCTESSSSSTSILTTRETVGPSEQSTMLLLQQSQGVSFTLPGSLLGPEYSLSFSEEGFERESFKLPTLEFSEPMRSFEVPPESSAVAGSLEEIFQPEFTPITTCTVPTTSLSDLPSSSTVMVTAAGTLPSFQETYSPRYRRDVTQPEVFSFKYEDLSSQQLEPSSVTESFPASLVGLQPSTSSFHFQSSQSMELYRTEEPELSSFITPVIPLSQSVSATYVAHSYASPPATVHEPSFPQATYQSSPHSTYQEVSSFPAALQILPLPESSTFGLQSSQSSAEIPFLTEGTSPSTSAAPKVLRRASVPITSSMAVQTSQSPCLRAHSSPPTPTTRDPTPSTSQLCAVCGDNAACQHYGVRTCEGCKGFFKRTVQKGAKYVCLGNKDCPVDKRRRNRCQFCRFQKCLAVGMVKEVVRSDSLKGRRGRLPSKHKTYQESPPSPPVSLITSLVRAHVDTSPDITSMDYSQFREPSSGENPLSESEQVHQTFSLMTSSLEIIRIFAEKIPGFTELNKEDQELLFQSACLELFVLRLTYCMKPDDDKLTFCNGLVLHKEQCRRGFGDWIDAIVDFAVCLHSLEIDISAFACLCALVLVTERHGLKEPEKVDQLQMKIVGALRDHVTHNSEAQKKANYFSHILTKIPDLRSLSVQGLHRLFYLKLEDIVPVPPLIDGLFLSGIPF from the exons TTCCGGCTGTTACAACTACAAAAGCAGATAGAACAGTTTCGACTGCAACTACGACTTCACAAAGTGAGACAGCTGTGGTAACTGCTCAATGTACAGAAAGTTCTTCGTCCAGTACAAGCATTCTTACCACCAGAGAAACAGTAGGACCATCAGAACAATCTACAATGCTTTTGCTTCAACAGTCTCag GGCGTTTCTTTTACTTTACCCGGCAGTCTCCTGGGTCCGGAGTACAGTTTGTCATTCTCCGAAGAAGGTTTTGAGAGAGAATCATTCAAACTTCCAACTTTGGAATTCAGCGAACCTATGAGAAGCTTCGAAGTTCCACCAGAGAGTTCTGCAGTAGCTGGCAGCTTGGAAGAGATATTTCAACCAGAATTCACTCCTATAACTACTTGCACAGTTCCGACCACCTCTTTGTCCGATCTCCCCAGCAGTTCTACTGTTATGGTTACAGCTGCTGGTACTCTCCCCAGCTTTCAAGAAACGTATTCTCCAAGGTATCGCCGTGATGTGACGCAACCGGAAGTTTTTTCCTTCAAGTATGAAGACCTATCATCACAACAGCTAGAACCTTCTAGTGTGACTGAGAGCTTTCCAGCCTCGCTGGTTGGTTTGCAACCTTCAACCTCATCCTTTCATTTTCAGTCTTCTCAGTCAATGGAACTCTATAGGACAGAGGAGCCGGAGCTGTCCTCCTTTATTACTCCAGTTATTCCACTTTCGCAGTCTGTTTCAGCTACTTATGTAGCTCATAGTTACGCAAGCCCACCGGCAACAGTGCACGAGCCATCTTTTCCACAAGCTACGTACCAAAGTTCACCTCACTCCACTTACCAAGAAGTTTCCTCCTTCCCTGCAGCCTTACAAATCCTGCCACTACCCGAGAGTTCGACATTTGGCTTACAGTCCAGTCAGTCATCTGCAGAAATTCCTTTTCTAACGGAAGGAACGTCGCCATCAACTAGTGCAGCCCCCAAGGTTCTAAGGCGAGCTTCTGTTCCAATTACAAGTTCCATGGCTGTTCAAACAAG CCAATCGCCATGTCTCCGTGCCCACTCTTCTCCACCCACACCTACAACAAGAGACCCCACACCCTCTACCTCCCAACTTTGTGCAGTATGTGGGGACAATGCAGCCTGTCAACATTATGGGGTTCGTACATGTGAAGGGTGTAAAGGGTTCTTCAAG CGCACAGTCCAGAAGGGGGCGAAGTACGTTTGTCTAGGAAACAAAGATTGTCCAGTGGACAAACGTCGCCGCAATCGTTGTCAGTTTTGCCGATTTCAGAAATGTCTTGCTGTTGGTATGGTCAAAGAGG TGGTCAGATCAGACAGCTTGAAAGGTCGTCGTGGTCGGCTACCCTCGAAACATAAGACCTACCAGGAGTCGCCACCATCACCTCCTGTCAGTCTTATTACGTCGTTGGTACGTGCTCATGTAGATACGTCTCCAGATATTACCAGCATGGACTATTCTCAG TTTAGAGAGCCATCATCAGGTGAAAATCCCCTCTCAGAATCTGAACAAGTCCATCAGACTTTCAGTTTAATGACATCATCCTTGGAAATTATTCGAATATTTGCTGAGAAGATCCCTGGCTTCACAGAACTCAATAAAGAGGATCAAGAACTTTTGTTTCAGTCAGCTTGTCTTGAACTGTTTGTTCTCCGACTGACATACTG tatgaaGCCAGATGATGACAAATTAACATTCTGTAATGGATTGGTTCTTCATAAAGAACAATGCCGTCGTGGTTTTGGTGACTGGATAGATGCTATCGTGGATTTTGCCGTGTGTCTGCACTCTCTGGAAATTGACATCTCAGCATTTGCATGTCTTTGTGCCTTGGTCTTAGTAACAG aacgaCATGGTCTAAAAGAGCCCGAGAAAGTGGACCAACTACAAATGAAGATTGTTGGAGCTTTGCGTGATCATGTGACACACAACAGTGAAGCCCAGAAAA
- the LOC143258694 gene encoding uncharacterized protein LOC143258694 isoform X3, with protein MSRKVPAVTTTKADRTVSTATTTSQSETAVVTAQCTESSSSSTSILTTRETVGPSEQSTMLLLQQSQGVSFTLPGSLLGPEYSLSFSEEGFERESFKLPTLEFSEPMRSFEVPPESSAVAGSLEEIFQPEFTPITTCTVPTTSLSDLPSSSTVMVTAAGTLPSFQETYSPRYRRDVTQPEVFSFKYEDLSSQQLEPSSVTESFPASLVGLQPSTSSFHFQSSQSMELYRTEEPELSSFITPVIPLSQSVSATYVAHSYASPPATVHEPSFPQATYQSSPHSTYQEVSSFPAALQILPLPESSTFGLQSSQSSAEIPFLTEGTSPSTSAAPKVLRRASVPITSSMAVQTSQSPCLRAHSSPPTPTTRDPTPSTSQLCAVCGDNAACQHYGVRTCEGCKGFFKRTVQKGAKYVCLGNKDCPVDKRRRNRCQFCRFQKCLAVGMVKEVVRSDSLKGRRGRLPSKHKTYQESPPSPPVSLITSLVRAHVDTSPDITSMDYSQFREPSSGENPLSESEQVHQTFSLMTSSLEIIRIFAEKIPGFTELNKEDQELLFQSACLELFVLRLTYCMKPDDDKLTFCNGLVLHKEQCRRGFGDWIDAIVDFAVCLHSLEIDISAFACLCALVLVTERHGLKEPEKVDQLQMKIVGALRDHVTHNSEAQKKANYFSHILTKIPDLRSLSVQGLHRLFYLKLEDIVPVPPLIDGLFLSGIPF; from the exons TTCCGGCTGTTACAACTACAAAAGCAGATAGAACAGTTTCGACTGCAACTACGACTTCACAAAGTGAGACAGCTGTGGTAACTGCTCAATGTACAGAAAGTTCTTCGTCCAGTACAAGCATTCTTACCACCAGAGAAACAGTAGGACCATCAGAACAATCTACAATGCTTTTGCTTCAACAGTCTCag GGCGTTTCTTTTACTTTACCCGGCAGTCTCCTGGGTCCGGAGTACAGTTTGTCATTCTCCGAAGAAGGTTTTGAGAGAGAATCATTCAAACTTCCAACTTTGGAATTCAGCGAACCTATGAGAAGCTTCGAAGTTCCACCAGAGAGTTCTGCAGTAGCTGGCAGCTTGGAAGAGATATTTCAACCAGAATTCACTCCTATAACTACTTGCACAGTTCCGACCACCTCTTTGTCCGATCTCCCCAGCAGTTCTACTGTTATGGTTACAGCTGCTGGTACTCTCCCCAGCTTTCAAGAAACGTATTCTCCAAGGTATCGCCGTGATGTGACGCAACCGGAAGTTTTTTCCTTCAAGTATGAAGACCTATCATCACAACAGCTAGAACCTTCTAGTGTGACTGAGAGCTTTCCAGCCTCGCTGGTTGGTTTGCAACCTTCAACCTCATCCTTTCATTTTCAGTCTTCTCAGTCAATGGAACTCTATAGGACAGAGGAGCCGGAGCTGTCCTCCTTTATTACTCCAGTTATTCCACTTTCGCAGTCTGTTTCAGCTACTTATGTAGCTCATAGTTACGCAAGCCCACCGGCAACAGTGCACGAGCCATCTTTTCCACAAGCTACGTACCAAAGTTCACCTCACTCCACTTACCAAGAAGTTTCCTCCTTCCCTGCAGCCTTACAAATCCTGCCACTACCCGAGAGTTCGACATTTGGCTTACAGTCCAGTCAGTCATCTGCAGAAATTCCTTTTCTAACGGAAGGAACGTCGCCATCAACTAGTGCAGCCCCCAAGGTTCTAAGGCGAGCTTCTGTTCCAATTACAAGTTCCATGGCTGTTCAAACAAG CCAATCGCCATGTCTCCGTGCCCACTCTTCTCCACCCACACCTACAACAAGAGACCCCACACCCTCTACCTCCCAACTTTGTGCAGTATGTGGGGACAATGCAGCCTGTCAACATTATGGGGTTCGTACATGTGAAGGGTGTAAAGGGTTCTTCAAG CGCACAGTCCAGAAGGGGGCGAAGTACGTTTGTCTAGGAAACAAAGATTGTCCAGTGGACAAACGTCGCCGCAATCGTTGTCAGTTTTGCCGATTTCAGAAATGTCTTGCTGTTGGTATGGTCAAAGAGG TGGTCAGATCAGACAGCTTGAAAGGTCGTCGTGGTCGGCTACCCTCGAAACATAAGACCTACCAGGAGTCGCCACCATCACCTCCTGTCAGTCTTATTACGTCGTTGGTACGTGCTCATGTAGATACGTCTCCAGATATTACCAGCATGGACTATTCTCAG TTTAGAGAGCCATCATCAGGTGAAAATCCCCTCTCAGAATCTGAACAAGTCCATCAGACTTTCAGTTTAATGACATCATCCTTGGAAATTATTCGAATATTTGCTGAGAAGATCCCTGGCTTCACAGAACTCAATAAAGAGGATCAAGAACTTTTGTTTCAGTCAGCTTGTCTTGAACTGTTTGTTCTCCGACTGACATACTG tatgaaGCCAGATGATGACAAATTAACATTCTGTAATGGATTGGTTCTTCATAAAGAACAATGCCGTCGTGGTTTTGGTGACTGGATAGATGCTATCGTGGATTTTGCCGTGTGTCTGCACTCTCTGGAAATTGACATCTCAGCATTTGCATGTCTTTGTGCCTTGGTCTTAGTAACAG aacgaCATGGTCTAAAAGAGCCCGAGAAAGTGGACCAACTACAAATGAAGATTGTTGGAGCTTTGCGTGATCATGTGACACACAACAGTGAAGCCCAGAAAA